One part of the Malus sylvestris chromosome 2, drMalSylv7.2, whole genome shotgun sequence genome encodes these proteins:
- the LOC126613940 gene encoding CO(2)-response secreted protease-like — protein MANSLVVLLLPFLSLPCFFLSLSGATITTTSTQIPKHHVVYMGSSFSNGNARDNGADEAAESAYLQILSSIIPIHEIERISVIHNYNHAFRGFSAMLTETEASILSGNDGIVSIFPDSMLQLHTTRSWDFLEPELARPLKNKYLHPSSDVIIGMIDTGIWPESPSFSDEGIGAVPSRWKGVCMEGSDFKKSNCNRKLIGARYYNVPVTTNGDQSHLASTSGSPRDSVGHGTHTASIAAGVQVPNASYYGLAQGTAKGGSPSARIACYKACLDVGCSGATILKAIDDAVRDGVDVISISIGMSSLFQSDYLNDPIAIGAFHAEQMGVMVICSAGNDGPDPYTIANTAPWIFTVAASNIDRDFQSNIILGNGRTFTGYAINFSNLTRLKTYPLVFGKDAAGINTPVSEARNCYPGSLDQKKVVGKIVVCVDDDPAVSRRTKKLVVADTKAKGLILIDEAEKGVPFDSGIFPFTEVGNIAGFQILKYINSTKKPTATILPTVVVPQYRPAPVVAFFSSRGPAQLTENILKPDIMAPGVAILAAIAPKNETGTVPNGKKPSKFSIKSGTSMACPHVSGTAAFIKSVHRQWTTSMIKSALMTTATIYNNMKMPLTNSSNHFANPHEVGVGEINPIKALNPGLVFETTIENYLEFLCYYGYPEKNIRFMSNTKFNCPKISIEELISNINYPSISISKFNRRQPAKAIKRTVTNVGALNSTYIAKVQAPVGLTVSVLPEKLVFAEGVRRVSFQVSFYGKEAPSGYNFGSITWFDGQHSVRTVFSVNVE, from the exons ATGGCTAATTCCCTGgttgttctccttctcccttttctctctctaccttgctttttcctctctctctctggtgcCACCATCACTACTACTTCAACTCAGATTCCTAAG CATCATGTGGTTTATATGGGAAGCTCATTCTCAAATGGAAATGCAAGAGATAATGGAGCTGATGAAGCTGCAGAATCTGCttatttgcaaattttgtcATCCATTATTCCAAT CCATGAGATTGAGAGAATATCTGTAATCCACAATTATAATCATGCTTTTAGAGGATTCTCTGCCATGCTTACAGAAACTGAAGCTTCTATTTTATCAG GCAATGATGGTATCGTTTCAATCTTCCCGGATTCAATGCTCCAACTACATACAACTCGTTCTTGGGATTTCTTGGAGCCGGAATTGGCAAGGCCATTAAAGAACAAATATCTGCACCCATCAAGTGATGTTATAATTGGGATGATAGACACAG GGATATGGCCTGAGTCTCCGAGCTTCAGTGATGAGGGAATTGGTGCAGTCCCTTCAAGATGGAAAGGAGTCTGTATGGAAGGCTCAGACTTCAAGAAATCTAATTGTAATAG AAAATTGATAGGTGCAAGATACTATAATGTTCCGGTGACAACAAATGGTGACCAGAGCCATTTAGCCAGTACCAGTGGCTCACCAAGAGATTCTGTCGGCCATGGAACTCACACTGCATCCATAGCAGCCGGTGTGCAAGTTCCCAATGCCAGTTACTATGGCTTGGCACAAGGTACAGCAAAGGGAGGCTCACCGTCAGCAAGGATTGCATGCTACAAGGCATGCTTGGATGTTGGTTGCTCTGGTGCCACCATATTGAAGGCTATCGATGATGCAGTTAGAGATGGAGTAGACGTCATATCTATTTCCATTGGGATGAGCTCACTGTTTCAGTCTGACTATTTAAATGACCCCATAGCCATCGGAGCATTTCACGCTGAGCAAATGGGAGTGATGGTAATTTGCTCTGCTGGAAATGATGGTCCCGATCCTTACACTATTGCAAATACAGCGCCATGGATCTTCACCGTTGCAGCTTCTAACATTGATAGGGATTTCCAATCTAATATCATTCTTGGAAATGGGAGAACATTCACT GGTTATGCCATCAATTTCTCCAATCTCACTCGTTTGAAAACATATCCCCTTGTATTTGGAAAAGATGCCGCTGGCATTAACACACCTGTATCGGAAGCAAG AAATTGCTATCCGGGATCATTGGATCAAAAGAAAGTAGTTGGCAAAATAGTCGTTTGTGTTGATGATGACCCGGCTGTTTCACGGAGAACCAAGAAATTAGTTGTTGCTGATACTAAAGCCAAAGGGTTGATTTTAATTGATGAAGCTGAGAAAGGTGTACCTTTCGATTCAGGCATTTTCCCGTTTACAGAAGTTGGCAATATTGCAGGGTTTCAGATTCTCAAGTACATAAATTCTACCAA AAAACCAACAGCAACGATTCTCCCAACAGTTGTAGTTCCACAGTATAGACCTGCACCAGTGGTCGCATTTTTTTCATCGAGGGGTCCTGCACAGCTTACAGAAAACATTCTCAAG CCTGATATAATGGCTCCAGGAGTGGCCATTTTAGCTGCCATAGCTCCCAAGAATGAAACAGGGACAGTCCCAAATGGGAAGAAGCCATCAAAATTTTCCATAAAATCCGGGACATCAATGGCTTGTCCGCACGTATCGGGGACTGCTGCATTCATCAAGTCAGTGCATCGTCAATGGACTACTTCCATGATCAAATCAGCCCTTATGACAACAG CAACCATTTACAACAACATGAAAATGCCTTTGACAAACAGCTCTAACCACTTTGCAAATCCACACGAGGTGGGGGTCGGAGAAATAAACCCAATTAAAGCTCTTAACCCGGGACTAGTCTTCGAAACCACAATAGAAAACTATCTTGAATTCCTTTGCTATTACGGCTACCCAGAGAAAAATATAAGATTTATGTCAAACACAAAGTTCAACTGCCCTAAAATCTCCATTGAAGAACTCATCTCTAACATCAACTACCCGTCCATCTCCATTAGTAAgttcaaccggcgccaacctgcAAAGGCTATTAAAAGAACCGTGACCAATGTTGGAGCCCTGAATTCTACGTACATTGCCAAGGTTCAGGCTCCTGTAGGTTTAACAGTCAGTGTACTCCCGGAGAAGTTAGTTTTTGCCGAGGGTGTGAGGAGGGTGTCTTTCCAAGTGTCATTTTACGGCAAGGAGGCTCCTAGCGGCTACAATTTTGGGTCCATAACATGGTTTGATGGTCAACACTCAGTTCGTACTGTGTTTAGTGTGAATGTTGAGTAA